Part of the Oscillibacter hominis genome is shown below.
TTGATACGGGGAAATTATTTGGGGGGTGAGCATCGATGCAAGTTTTATGCATTGCTGAGTCATATGCAGGCAGGGGGGGGCCTGACAGGAGGGATGTACAGCTACCCCACGCAGAGTATTTCCGGCGCGAACATGGTTTTCACTTTTGTAAGAGAAGAGAAAGGGAAAGCATATGAAGTATCAGCCAATTGATTCTACCAAAGTACCAAGATTCGCAGATATTAAGACCTTTTTTCGGCTGCCCTATGTGAAAACAACAGAGAATATTGATTATGCGATAGTAGGAATTCCATTTGACACTGCTACTACCTATCGTCCCGGCGCACGATTTGGCCCGTCAGCCATTAGAGACATCTCTTCAACACTGAAGCCTTATCATTTTGTACATGATGTGCAGTTCATTGACCTCCTCTCCGGAGTAGACTACGGTGATGTTCCTGTCATTACCGGCTACATTGAAGACACGCTGAAAAACATAGAGGATACGTTTACTCCCTTGGCCCAAGCAGGTGTTGTCCCGATCGGCGTCGGTGGTGATCATAGCGTTACCTTAGGGGAACTCCGCGCCCTGGCCAAGGTACACGGCCCTCTTGCCCTCATTCACTTTGATGCCCACACGGATACCGGTGATTCGTATTACGGCAAAAAGTATATGCATGGGACGCCTTTTAAAAGAGCGCTGGACGAGGGCCTTATTGATCCTGCCTGCTCCATCCAGGCGGGTATGCGCTCAGCGTTCTATAATTCGGATGATATGAAAACCTCCCCGGATTTAGGGCTTGATATGGTCACGAACATGGATATTGAGGACATGGGTATTGACGCACTCATCGGACGCATCAAAAATCGTGTCGGAAACAGAAAAGTATTTCTTACCTTTGATATTGACTTTTTGGAGCCAGCATATGCTCCCGCGACGGGTACCCCGGAAATTGGCGGCTTCACATCAAGGGAGACTTTAAAAATACTGCGTGGGCTGCGGGATATCAATTTTGTAGGATACGACATTGTAGAGGTTGCACCACAGTATGACAACTCTCAAATTACAAGCCTTATGGCAGCAACTATTCTGTTTGAATGGGTTTCGATCATTGCATACCAAAAGCTGCACAAAAAAGGTTAAGGAAAGAGAAAGAGATCGGTTATTCAGCGGACTTCCATTGTTTTGAGCCCGCTGAAGGTAGGAGGAAGTTATGACAGCCTTAAAAAAGATTGTCAATGTATATAACAAAGTGGAAGAGACCCTGTTGGTCATTATGATCACAGCCAGTGTGCTGGTGCTGTTTATCAACGTAATCCTGCGCTATATTTTCAACAGCTCCCTTTACGGCGCTGACGAACTGGCCAGGGTGCTGTTCATCTGGATGTCCTGGCTGGGAATTTCTATCGGCGAACGGGAGAGCGAGCACATCAAGATCGACCTGCTGACAAGCCGGTTGAAAGGCATCTCCGAAAAGGTGATCAAAATCATTTCCAATCTGATCACGCTTACTATTTTGGCGTTGCTGGTCTGGTTCGGAATGGTCGTGGTGGGTAAGTATTACTCCATGAGCAACCGGACTCCCATGTACCACATCCCCCAGTGGTTCATCTATTCCTGCATTCCCATCAGCTGCACGGTAATGGGGCTTCGCGTTGTCGCAAAATTCTTTGAAATCTTCAAACCCGCTTCCGGAGAGGAGGTCAGTGCGGAATGATTGCCATTATTCTGTTTGCCCTGTTGTTTTTACTGATTACGCTTGGTGTCCCCGTTGGCTTTGCCTTGGGCGGCGCCACCATCGCCGCCATGGCCCTGTTTACCAATTTGGACTTATCCATGGTGGCTGCCTACGCTGTCTCGGGTATTGATTCCCTTCCGATGATGGCCATTCCGTTTTTCATCCTGTCCGGCGTTATCATGAGTGTGGGCGGCCTGGCCCGGCGCCTGGTGGACGTGGCCGCGTCCCTGGTGGGCTGGATGGTGGGTGGACTGGGAGCCGTGGTCTCCCTGGCCTCCATGTTTTTCGGCGCCATCTCCGGCTCTTCCATGGCCACTGTGTCCTGCATCGGCAGCATCATGGTCCCCCAGATGCAGGAAAAGGGCTACGACCTGGGCTACAGCGCGGTCTTCACCGCCTGCGCCGGCACCATAGGAGCGGTGATCCCGCCCAGCATCCCCCTCGTTGTCTACGGCGTATGCACCGGCACCTCCGTGGGCGATCTCTTTGTGGGCGGAATTCTGCCCGGTATCCTCATCGGCATCGGTCTCATCATCTCAAATTTTCTTGTCTGTAAGAAAAAAGGCTATAAAGGTGAGGAGCGCAAGTCTCTGCGCCAAATTCTCAAGGCGGTTTGGGAAGCCAAGTGGGCCCTCTTTGCCCCGGTCATTATCTTAGGCGGCATCTACAGCGGCATCTTCACCCCCACCGAGGCCTCCGTGGTGGCCGTGGTCTACTCCGCCGTGGTGGCCCTGTTGATCTATCGGGAGATCACCCTCAAGGACCTCTATCAGGCCATTGTCCGCACGGCTGTCACCAACGGTGTGACCACCTTCCTGCTGGGCCTGTCCACCGGCTTTGCGGCCCTGCTGTCCTTTGAGCAGGTCACGACCGCGCTGACCGCCGCCATCACCTCCTTTACGGACAACAAATACATCTTTTTGCTGCTGGTCAATATTGTCCTGCTGCTGGTTGGCTGTGTCATCGACAATATTCCTGCTACCACCATTCTGGCGCCTATGCTGCTGCCGGCCATGATGGCGTTCGGCGTGGATCCGGTCACTTTCGGTGTGTTCATGACCATCAACCTGCTGATCGGCCTGGTCACCCCGCCCTACGGCTGCTCTTTGTTCGTGGCCTCTGCGGTGTGCGGCGTAAAGATGGGAGAAATGCTCAAACACATCGCGGTTCCCCTGATTACGCTGATTATCTGCTTACTGCTGACTACATATGTCCCCTGGCTGACCATCTGGTTCAAATAAGTCAAGCCTGTCAACGTTCACAGCCGTCTTGAACGGTAAATATGAGGAGGATTACTTATGAAAAAGGTATTGGCATTCGTTCTGTCCCTTTGCATGCTTCTCCCCCTGGTTGCCTGCGGCAACAACGGCTCCGGCAACAGCGGCTCCGGCACCGCCGGCAACAACGGTGATGATATCACCGCCGAACATCCCATCACCATGGTAGTGGCGCACGATGAAGTGTTGGACAGCCCTCAGCAGAGGGCTATGGAGGCCTTCAAGGAATACGTGGAAGCGGAATCCGGCGGCCGTATTGTTGTGGAGCTTCACGCCAACGGTGAGTTGGGCGATGCAGCCACCATGGCCAATATGATCGGCATGGGCAGCGTCCAGGCCTCCAGCTTCTGCAGTGATATCCTGGCCACCTACAATGACAAGCTCTCCTTCCTGTGCCTGCCCTTCCTTTTTGATGATTACGAGCAGGCTGTAGATCTGGTATGGAACCCCGACGGAGAATTGCACAAGCTTTATCAGGAAGAGGCCAATAAGGCTGGGTATTATATTTTAGGCTTCCAGTATGACGGCCAGCGTGGATTCTCCAACAACGTTCGCGAGGTGCTGACCGCAGAAGACATGAAGGGTTTGAAAGTTCGTGTCATGCAGAGCGATATTTCCGTTGCTACATTCACCGCTTTGGGCTGCAATGTCACCCCCATGTCCTTCTCCGAGGTCTACACAGCCCTGCAGCAGAACGTGGTGGAGGGCCAGGACAACCCCGCCAGCTTGACCCTTGCCAACAAGTTCAACGAAGTTCAGAAATATTACAGCACCATCGGCCATAACATGAACGTCTCCATTTTTGTCACCAACAAAGACTGGCTGGAATCCCTGCCTGATGACCTGCGGGAAATCGTTCTCTATGCCGGTGAGGAATTCGGCGGCAAGCAGAAACGTGAAGAGACCCGCGCCTTGGAGGAAGCCGATCTGAAGGAGATCGACGAATCCGGCTGCAAGGTTACCCGCATCGAAGATAAGAGTTCCTTCATTGAGGCCACCCAGAGCGTGTACGACCAGTTCAGAGGCATCTACGGCGATGAGTTCATGGATACCGTCCTCAAGGCCGTGGGCAAGGCGTAAGCAGACTGCTTACAGCGCAAAAGAAATGAAAAGAGAGCTCCTGCCAGAAGGCAGGAGCTCTCTTTTTTATGCGTTCCGTCACCGGCAGGGCAGGGACAGGAAATATCCGTAGCCGCACAGGACGCTGTAAAATCCCTGCAGGGACTTGTTGACCTCCGGGTCGCCGCAGTCGATGTGCAGTGTATGGTTTTGAATGGAGAGGATCTTGGACTCCGGGGAGATCACCATGATCCGCTCCTTCCCCACCGCCCGAAGGACCCGGGCGCTGAACTGGTGGTTGCCCCGGCCGAACAGGAAGCCCTGGCCGCCGATGGGAGAAACAATGATGCGCATCGTGCCGTCTTTGGCATACTGCCAAAGCTGCTCCTCCGTCACGTCCCTGGCGATCAGCTTACCGTCCCCGATTACATCCACGCCCAGGAGCTCATAGGGAATCCCCAGCCGCTGGGAGATGCACTTGGCGGAAGAGCCGGAGCCGATGGCATAGGTGACGCCGGGTTCCAGATGCTCCTGCAGATAACCGGCGATAGCCGCCATCTGATCCGCCTCCGTGGAGAATCCGCTCTGCTTCATGGACTGGAGCTGCTCAGGCTGATCGGGCACCAGCATGGCGCCGTACAGCGTGGCGCTGACGTGGCCGGTGCGGTAGGCGTCCTCGTCCAGGTCTACCACCTCCCGGCGGCTGGAGCTCATGGGAATCCCGCGGGCCAGCGTGGCGGCCACCGTTCCGGCGGCCTCCGGGTTCAGGGCAAACACCGCGGACTGAATTTTCACGCCGGCGGGAATGCCCAACACGCTCACCCGCTCGCCCACAGCCTCGCAGATGTTGCGGGCCGTCCCGTCGCCGCCGGCGAACAGGAGGAGCTCCACGCCCTGGTCGGCAATGGCCCGGGCGGCCGCCATGGTGTCGGAGGGAGAGGTCTCCTCTCCCTCCGCACAGTAGACCACCCGGAAGGGAATGCCTAACTTCTCGCAAAGGCTCTGCCCCATGTCACCGGAAGCCGTCAGTACCTGGACGTTCTCCCGGAAGGGCAGCAGCATGTTCAGCGCCCGCTCCGCCTTGATTCCGGACTCGGGCCGGGCGCCCCGGGCCCGGGCGGCGGATAGCGTTGCGGCACCGTCGGTGCCCTTCAGCGCCACCTTGCCGCCCATGCCCGCAATGGGGTTGACGATCAGGCCAAAGGTCTTAAGCGAGGCCATTTTGCTTCTTATAAGCACGCCAGGTCACCGCCAGCTCGGAGACGTCGGTGATGTGGTCGCACTCCAGCTTGGAGATGGGGCCGTTGTAGGGCGCGCCCAACACCACCTCGGGAGTGGAGTAAGCCTCGTCGCTGATCTTCTTCAGGGCGCTCACATACTCGTCGATGTCCGCCTTGGAGTAGGACTCGGTGGGCTCGGGGGTGTAGGGCTCGGGAACGATCAGAGGATGGTGGCTGGGGAAGAAGCGCTGGAAGCCGAAGTCCAGCAGGTGCCGGTTCACATCCTCGGCACCCACACCGGTGTCCTTGAGCAGCTTTTCAAAGCTGTAGCGGACCTGCTCCAGGCGGTTGGGGGCCTCCTCGGCCCAGGACATGGAAATGCCCTTAACCTCGTTCAGGACGCGCTTCATCATGTAGTTGTTGTTCAAAATAGCGGTCTCTGCCACGGTCTCCAGACCGTCGCGGCCCAGGCTCATGACCCAGGCATAGGCGCGCATCACAGCGGCCAGGGAGCCCTGGAACTGACGGATTTTGCCCACGGAGGCGGGGCCGTCATAATCGGTGTAATAGCGCTTGCCGTCAAAGCGGACACGGGGACGGGGCAGGTACTTCTCCAGCTCCTCGGTGACGCACTGGGCGCCGCAGCCGGGGCCCATGCAGCCGTGGGGGGAGGAGAATGCCTTATGCAGGTTGAAATGGCACATATCGGCACCCAGTTCCTTGGCGCGGACCAGGCCAAAAAGGCCGTTGTAGTCGGCCATGTCGCAGATGGCCAGGCCGCCCGCCTCATGAACCACGTCCACGAACTCACGGACAATGGGGTTGAAGACGCCGGTGTCCTCGGGGTTGGTGATGAAGATGCCGGCGGTCTTCTCGCTGACCACGGCCTTCAGGTTTTCCAGGCTGGGATAGCCATTCTCGTTGGGGAAGAGGCTGATGACCTCAAAGCCCTTGGTGGCGGGAGCCGCGGAGTCCAGGGGGTGGGAGAGGATGGTGGTGATGATCTGGGTGCGCTGCTCCGCCTCGCCCTTTTCCTCAAAGTACTTCTTCAGCACGGCCGCGTTGGAGTAGATGCCCTGTCCGCCGCCGCCGGGCTGGAAGGACACGGCGTCCAGGCCGGAAATCTCCTTCATGATCTGCTCAAAGTCATAGATGATCTTCAGGATGCCCTGAGCGGTATCGTCGTCCTGATAGGGGTGCATCTCCGTGAACTTGGGGGAGCGGACGAACTGCTCGTTGATCTTGGGGCTGTATTTCATGGTGCAGGTGCCAAGGCCGATGTCGATGTTGATGTCCTGGCCAATGGTCTCCTGGGAAAGACGCAGGTAGTGGCGCAGCACCTGGGGCTGGGCCAGCTCCGGCAGGGCGGGCTTCTCCTTGCGCTTGAGGTTCTTGGGCAGCAGGGTCTCCACCTTTCCGGTGACGCCCTTGACCTGCTCGGATACGTCGGGCACCAGCAGGCTGCGGCTGCCCGGTACGCTTTGTTCAAAAATCAGGGACTCATCCCACTGGGCTTCGTGGAAGTTCCGCAGTTTCGTATCAGACACGTTCGTTCCCTCCTTACAGAATGTTCTTCAGTGCATCAACCAGAGCGTCAATGTCGGAGAGCTCGGTCTTCTCAGTGACGCAGACCAGCATGGACTGGCCCTGCTCCGGCATCTGGCCGCTCAGGTCGTAACCGCCGAAGATGCCCTTGGCCAGCAGCGCCTTGTTGATCTCGGCCACGGTCTTGCCCGCAGCGTCGAAGTTCAGCACAAACTCCATGAAGCTGTGGCTGGCGCTGTAGGGCAGCTTGACGCCGGGCAGTGCGGAGAGCTTCTTCTGGGCGTAGTTGCTCTTGTAGAGGATGTTTTCACCCAGCTCACGCATGCCGTCGGGGCCCATGACGGCAAGATACGTGGCCGCGGTCACTGCCCACAAGCCCACGCAGGTGCCCAGGTACTCGATGGCCTTTTCACGGACATAGTAGCTGGTGCGCTCAGGCAGGGCGCGGGCATAGCCGAACTGACCCTTGGAGTTCTTGAAGATGTTGTAGAGGTGATGGGGATAGTTCATCACGTACTTCTCTTCCTGGCGGGTGGCCAGGTAGCCGCCCAGGCCGCCGCCGTAGCTCATGTGGATGCCAAGGGGCTGAATCTCGCCGCAGGCGATGTCCGCGCCGTAGTCGGCGGGGGGCTGGACAATGCCCAGGATGGAGGGGTCGGCGTAGACAATGTACTCCGCGCCCACGCTGTGGCAGAGCTTGCCGATCTCCTCGCCCTGCTCTTCAAAGAAGCCCAAAAACGCGGGGTTCTGGATGAAAACGCAGGCCACATCGTCTGTGAGCTTGCTCTTGAGGTCCTCCAGGTCCAGCTGGCCGTTGGGGCAGCTGGCCACGCCCACCAGGTTCATGCCCTCGCAGTAGCACTTGAGCTGGGAGAGCAGGCTGGGGTTCATGGCCGCGGGCACCAGAGCGGTGGACCGGCCGTTGATGCGGCGGGACATCATGATTGCCGTGGACGCGGCCTGGCCGCCGTCGTAGGTGGGGAAGCTGACCACGTCCATATCCAGCAGCTCGCCCATCATGCTGGTGAACTCAAAGAAGGTCTGGAGCTTGCCGTGGTCGGCATAGGTGTCGCCACTGTAGGCGGTGAGGAACTCACTGCGGCCGTTGATCTCGTCGCACACAGCGGGCACATAGTGGTTGTAGCAGCCGGCACCCAAGAAGCTGATGTTCTCGTCGCAGGTGCTGTCCTTGGCCAGGATGCCGTCCATGTGCCGTTTCAGGTCCATTTCGGACGTAAAGGCCTTGGGCAGGTCCAGGGGCCGTTTCATGCGCACCTCGTCGGGGATGAAAGAGTAAATCTCCTCAACAGACTTGGCGCCGATGAAATCCAGCATTTCCTTGCGGACAGCCTCGTTGCTGTTGGGGATGTAAGGATATTGCGTCATTTCGTTCGCCTCCTATGTAACATTCGCGGCATTGCCGCCAGTTGAACTTAATGCAGGAATAAAATCGCCAGAATGGGCAGTGACAGTGCGGAAAGAAGGGTAGAGACAAAGATGCTCCTGCTGATAAAGCCGCTGTCCCGCTTCATCTGCAGCGCCAGCATCAGCACCATGGACCCGGCCGGCATGGCGTTGCTTAAAACCGCCAGGTCGCCGAAGTAGGCGTTTACCTGAAGCAGGCGGCAGAGGAAAAAGGTGATGGCCGGCAGGATCAGCAGCTTTGCCCCGCAGTACACGTAGGACCAAGGGTCGGTGATGGACTGGAGGAAGGGATACATGGCCAGCGAGGAGCCCAGGATGATCATGGAGAGCGGTGTGGTCATGCTGCCCACCATATAGAGCATGTCGCTGACAATGGGCGGCGCGTCAAAGCTCACAAGGTACAGCACCACCGCCAGAAGGGTCATCACAAATCCCGGCGTCATCAGGTCTTTCAGGCGGAACTTCCGTTTTTCCCCGGTGTCCGGGGACAGCGTGCTGACGGCATAGGTGTTGTAGAAGAAGTAGTAGGCAAAGTTCAGCAGCGTCATCTGGAAGAAGGCCGCGTCCCCATACAGGGACTGGGCCAGGGGCGCGCCGATGAACCCTGTGTTGCCGAACACCATCAGGCACTCGAACTCCCGCCGCTTTTCCGGTGGGACCCGCAGCAGCCACCCTGCGGCCTTGCCGAAAAGGATCATGGCGATGTACATGCCGAAGCCCGCTCCCAACAGGGCCAGTGCCTCCAGCCTGTCCCCGGGCTGACCCATCATGGAGCACAGCAGCATCATGGGATAAACCGCTGTAACCACCATGGCGGAGAGCTTCCGGTTGACATGGTCATCCAGGATTTTTGCCTTTGCCAGCACAAATCCCAGGGCCATCATGCCGTAGAGCTGAATCAGCGTCCGGGCCAGCAGTCCGACGTCCACCTCTTATGCGTGGAGGATGTCGAAGGTCTCGGGCAGCGTGCTGCCGCCGTCGATGATCACTTCAGTGCCGGTGATGTACTTGGCGTCGTCAGAGGCCAGGAAGGCCACCAGGTCGCCGATCTCCTCAATGTTGCAAAGGCGCTTGAGGGGGATGAAGGACGCCATGTCCCGCAGAGCGCTCTCGGGATCCTCGGGGCGGCTGTCAGCGGCAACCTGCTCCACCTTGGGGGTGCGGACCCAGCCGGGGAGCACCGCGTTGACGGTGATGCCATGGGGACCGGCCTCATAGGCCAGAGCGCGGGTCAGGGCGGAAACGGCGCCCTTGGTCATGGAGTAAGTCGTCTGACCCTCGTCAACCACTTTTGTACCGGTGACGGAGGAGGTGTTGATGATGCGGCCGTAGCCCGCCTTCATCATATAGGGATACACGGCCTTGGCCATGTTCCACACGCCATAGATGTTGACGCCGAAAATAAAATTAAGGGTCTTGACATCCATGTCCTCGAACTTGACGCGGCGGTTGACGCCGGCGTTGTTGTGCAGGATATCGACCTTGCCGTACTGGGCGACGATATCGTCCACAACCTTCTGCACATCCTCCAGCTTGCTGACGTCCACCCGGCGGCTGTCGGCCTTCAGGCCCATCTTCCGGATTTCCTCCGCGGCATCTGCCACGGACTCCGCGAAGTCCACCAGGATGACAGTGGCGCCGTGTTTGGCCAGCACCTTGGCGCTGCCGTTGCCGATGCCCTGGGCAGCGCCGGTTACAATTGCGATTTTTCCATCCAGTTTACCCATTTTATCTTTTCTCCTTCAAAAGCCCTCCCGGTTCCGGGCAGGGCAGAATTGACTCCGATCTAACGGATGCCCTTATTATATCGACATTGATTTCATTTGTAACCAACCAAGCATCTGGAATTCAAACAACCAAATATTAGGTGGTTTTTTCCTTTCTTCGTTTATAAAAGGGGAGGGAACAGATTGAATCTGTTCCCTCCCCTTTTTCTATTTACTTTCGGTTCATATCCCGCAAGATTTCGGACAGGCGTCTCATGCCAAGCTCCATTTCTTCGGCCGATAGATAGCCGTATGTCAGCCGTAGGGAAGAGGAGTACCCCATGTCGTACACGCTGCCGGGCAGGATCAGCAGCCCCTCCTTCAGCGCCCGGTTGAAAAGCTGCTCCGACAGCACCCTGTTTTTCAGGCGGACCCAGATGAAGAACCCTCCTGCGGGCCGGTTCCACTCCGCAAGGTCGCCGAAATACTTCTCCAGCAGGCGCATCATCAGGTCCCGG
Proteins encoded:
- the speB gene encoding agmatinase, which codes for MKYQPIDSTKVPRFADIKTFFRLPYVKTTENIDYAIVGIPFDTATTYRPGARFGPSAIRDISSTLKPYHFVHDVQFIDLLSGVDYGDVPVITGYIEDTLKNIEDTFTPLAQAGVVPIGVGGDHSVTLGELRALAKVHGPLALIHFDAHTDTGDSYYGKKYMHGTPFKRALDEGLIDPACSIQAGMRSAFYNSDDMKTSPDLGLDMVTNMDIEDMGIDALIGRIKNRVGNRKVFLTFDIDFLEPAYAPATGTPEIGGFTSRETLKILRGLRDINFVGYDIVEVAPQYDNSQITSLMAATILFEWVSIIAYQKLHKKG
- a CDS encoding TRAP transporter small permease; the protein is MTALKKIVNVYNKVEETLLVIMITASVLVLFINVILRYIFNSSLYGADELARVLFIWMSWLGISIGERESEHIKIDLLTSRLKGISEKVIKIISNLITLTILALLVWFGMVVVGKYYSMSNRTPMYHIPQWFIYSCIPISCTVMGLRVVAKFFEIFKPASGEEVSAE
- a CDS encoding TRAP transporter large permease produces the protein MIAIILFALLFLLITLGVPVGFALGGATIAAMALFTNLDLSMVAAYAVSGIDSLPMMAIPFFILSGVIMSVGGLARRLVDVAASLVGWMVGGLGAVVSLASMFFGAISGSSMATVSCIGSIMVPQMQEKGYDLGYSAVFTACAGTIGAVIPPSIPLVVYGVCTGTSVGDLFVGGILPGILIGIGLIISNFLVCKKKGYKGEERKSLRQILKAVWEAKWALFAPVIILGGIYSGIFTPTEASVVAVVYSAVVALLIYREITLKDLYQAIVRTAVTNGVTTFLLGLSTGFAALLSFEQVTTALTAAITSFTDNKYIFLLLVNIVLLLVGCVIDNIPATTILAPMLLPAMMAFGVDPVTFGVFMTINLLIGLVTPPYGCSLFVASAVCGVKMGEMLKHIAVPLITLIICLLLTTYVPWLTIWFK
- a CDS encoding TRAP transporter substrate-binding protein, producing MKKVLAFVLSLCMLLPLVACGNNGSGNSGSGTAGNNGDDITAEHPITMVVAHDEVLDSPQQRAMEAFKEYVEAESGGRIVVELHANGELGDAATMANMIGMGSVQASSFCSDILATYNDKLSFLCLPFLFDDYEQAVDLVWNPDGELHKLYQEEANKAGYYILGFQYDGQRGFSNNVREVLTAEDMKGLKVRVMQSDISVATFTALGCNVTPMSFSEVYTALQQNVVEGQDNPASLTLANKFNEVQKYYSTIGHNMNVSIFVTNKDWLESLPDDLREIVLYAGEEFGGKQKREETRALEEADLKEIDESGCKVTRIEDKSSFIEATQSVYDQFRGIYGDEFMDTVLKAVGKA
- a CDS encoding ATP-NAD kinase family protein, with translation MASLKTFGLIVNPIAGMGGKVALKGTDGAATLSAARARGARPESGIKAERALNMLLPFRENVQVLTASGDMGQSLCEKLGIPFRVVYCAEGEETSPSDTMAAARAIADQGVELLLFAGGDGTARNICEAVGERVSVLGIPAGVKIQSAVFALNPEAAGTVAATLARGIPMSSSRREVVDLDEDAYRTGHVSATLYGAMLVPDQPEQLQSMKQSGFSTEADQMAAIAGYLQEHLEPGVTYAIGSGSSAKCISQRLGIPYELLGVDVIGDGKLIARDVTEEQLWQYAKDGTMRIIVSPIGGQGFLFGRGNHQFSARVLRAVGKERIMVISPESKILSIQNHTLHIDCGDPEVNKSLQGFYSVLCGYGYFLSLPCR
- the gcvPB gene encoding aminomethyl-transferring glycine dehydrogenase subunit GcvPB, with the translated sequence MSDTKLRNFHEAQWDESLIFEQSVPGSRSLLVPDVSEQVKGVTGKVETLLPKNLKRKEKPALPELAQPQVLRHYLRLSQETIGQDINIDIGLGTCTMKYSPKINEQFVRSPKFTEMHPYQDDDTAQGILKIIYDFEQIMKEISGLDAVSFQPGGGGQGIYSNAAVLKKYFEEKGEAEQRTQIITTILSHPLDSAAPATKGFEVISLFPNENGYPSLENLKAVVSEKTAGIFITNPEDTGVFNPIVREFVDVVHEAGGLAICDMADYNGLFGLVRAKELGADMCHFNLHKAFSSPHGCMGPGCGAQCVTEELEKYLPRPRVRFDGKRYYTDYDGPASVGKIRQFQGSLAAVMRAYAWVMSLGRDGLETVAETAILNNNYMMKRVLNEVKGISMSWAEEAPNRLEQVRYSFEKLLKDTGVGAEDVNRHLLDFGFQRFFPSHHPLIVPEPYTPEPTESYSKADIDEYVSALKKISDEAYSTPEVVLGAPYNGPISKLECDHITDVSELAVTWRAYKKQNGLA
- the gcvPA gene encoding aminomethyl-transferring glycine dehydrogenase subunit GcvPA, with amino-acid sequence MTQYPYIPNSNEAVRKEMLDFIGAKSVEEIYSFIPDEVRMKRPLDLPKAFTSEMDLKRHMDGILAKDSTCDENISFLGAGCYNHYVPAVCDEINGRSEFLTAYSGDTYADHGKLQTFFEFTSMMGELLDMDVVSFPTYDGGQAASTAIMMSRRINGRSTALVPAAMNPSLLSQLKCYCEGMNLVGVASCPNGQLDLEDLKSKLTDDVACVFIQNPAFLGFFEEQGEEIGKLCHSVGAEYIVYADPSILGIVQPPADYGADIACGEIQPLGIHMSYGGGLGGYLATRQEEKYVMNYPHHLYNIFKNSKGQFGYARALPERTSYYVREKAIEYLGTCVGLWAVTAATYLAVMGPDGMRELGENILYKSNYAQKKLSALPGVKLPYSASHSFMEFVLNFDAAGKTVAEINKALLAKGIFGGYDLSGQMPEQGQSMLVCVTEKTELSDIDALVDALKNIL
- a CDS encoding AEC family transporter; the protein is MDVGLLARTLIQLYGMMALGFVLAKAKILDDHVNRKLSAMVVTAVYPMMLLCSMMGQPGDRLEALALLGAGFGMYIAMILFGKAAGWLLRVPPEKRREFECLMVFGNTGFIGAPLAQSLYGDAAFFQMTLLNFAYYFFYNTYAVSTLSPDTGEKRKFRLKDLMTPGFVMTLLAVVLYLVSFDAPPIVSDMLYMVGSMTTPLSMIILGSSLAMYPFLQSITDPWSYVYCGAKLLILPAITFFLCRLLQVNAYFGDLAVLSNAMPAGSMVLMLALQMKRDSGFISRSIFVSTLLSALSLPILAILFLH
- a CDS encoding SDR family oxidoreductase, producing MGKLDGKIAIVTGAAQGIGNGSAKVLAKHGATVILVDFAESVADAAEEIRKMGLKADSRRVDVSKLEDVQKVVDDIVAQYGKVDILHNNAGVNRRVKFEDMDVKTLNFIFGVNIYGVWNMAKAVYPYMMKAGYGRIINTSSVTGTKVVDEGQTTYSMTKGAVSALTRALAYEAGPHGITVNAVLPGWVRTPKVEQVAADSRPEDPESALRDMASFIPLKRLCNIEEIGDLVAFLASDDAKYITGTEVIIDGGSTLPETFDILHA